Genomic segment of Thunnus thynnus chromosome 21, fThuThy2.1, whole genome shotgun sequence:
CGCCCCCTGTGGACGTCAGTACCAAGTGCCACACTTAACGTCTGACCAGTGAAATGTCCAAACtatttacataaacataaacaattactttttaacttttcttcttGAACATTTTAATTCCAGATACACATAAGGGCTGTAAAATAGTATTAACAAGCAAACAATAAAAGAGggtaaacaaaaagaaaaaaaacaaatgcattacCATGTTGTCTTTTCAGAAGCTTTAGAGTATAAGTCATCATAAACCCATAAACAtcatggatttttttcttatcagcctctgaaatattttattagtATTGATTACTTCACTTAAGTTGCACTGGCTTTTCACAAACTTATATCATCGGCTCTGATACAGAAAATTCAAAATACTGACCAAAACCTGTCAGTGTGACAACCACTCTGCCCTCTGACCCATCCACAGCCCTCCTCCACGCTGACCTCCTCTCACTGTGGAAACAGGGTGCCTCGCTCGCCACCCTGCCTGGatgtgaggaaaaacagaggaggggggatgaggaggaagaggaggaggtgagaggggagtcagagcaggacagagaaatactgaggacagagaggaagaggaggcactCGAGCATGAAAGAGGTGAGTCTGAGTGGAGGTGCAGTTTGAGAGGAGTGGAGTTCTTTTACTGCACTTCTCCTGGTGCCACATAATCAAATCTGTGGAGGAGAAACTGATAAACATTCTTACCAAACTCAATCTAAACAGGGTATTTGTGAAACTGTAGCTACAATAATCAGGGTTAGCCATGAGCCAGCTAGCCTGCAGTGGTAGCCTGCCAACTCAGTGTTCAGTTCAGTGGTGAGACAAATTAGATTATAAACCTCGTTCCTATTTCATGAGACTGTGCTTCTCTCTCTTAGATACCCAGTGAGTCAGGACTGCAACCTGCAGAGGGCTCATGTAAGAATTTCTTTGTCGTTGTATTAGTATTTCAGTACATGTTTTGGcaacacatgaaacacattaTTGACTTAAAGCTGCCAGTtattcactgtttgtttttgtgtgtgtgtgtgtgtgtgtgtataaacagcTGCGTTAGATGTGGTCCTGGACATGTCCAAAGAGGAGAAATCTGTAAGCGATGTGATCACTCCAGTCAGCAGATGGTGAGTCTCAGATGGATGTAGTAGATAGACGGACAGCTGGATGGATGAGGAGATAGATcacttagtgtgtgtgtgtgtgtgtgtgtgtgcgtttgtgtgtgcaggtctCCGCAGGAGGAGGCCCAGCTACCAATGGAGCCTATAGCAGAGGAAAACATTGAGATGCCTGAGGCTCAGACTGATGCAGAGAGCAGGGACATGCTGAGGTACTTCATACACACGTGCAGAGCACAAATAAGCCTAAAAACACAAATCTTGGTTAACCACAATTTCCTCTACATTACTTTCTGCTTATCAACAGCCTCTGAATGCACGTTTTGAACTCACTACAGTGACAATGGCTGGTTAAACATAACAGCTTGATTCTTTGAGCTACTAAATACTGGAAACGTTCTTTTGGGATTTTATTCGTCCTGACTCCTGAGGCAGATTTATTTGGTCCCATATTAATACCACAAACTTCCAGTTCCTCTTAATCCCACCGGTGCACTGTTGTGTTGAGATCTGGAGACTCAGATTACAACACTGTTGCCAGAATCATCCTGAGGAGATGAATGTTTGTGACCCTGAATTTAGTGTGTATTTGAATAAAGGTAGACTGCGGCCATGATGTGTGTGGCAGTAAAAGAGTGCACTGAGCTCTCGTTTGCATATTTCTGTCCCGTTTGCTCGATCCCAACACGCTTGAAGTCAGTTACATTTAGTATGTATTTATTCTCTGTAATCTAATGTTTAGTCAAACAGTGCCTGAGACTTTCAACCTGGTGTAAATGTCTAAAAGATGCAGCCacaacatttatatatatagtaaataCAAAGAGTCATTTTCTCCTTTCACAGTGATGCTGTTTAGGTTGGTGATACACTTGCAGCCTCCAGCATCACAGGTTGACACACATCCTGAGATGTTTAACATCTGCTTTGAAATTCAAAATAGAAAGCAGGCCCGAGCCACAGAAACATTTCCTTGTCAGAAACTCCTCCACCAGGTTCAGACATTGAAACGGTTGTATTGAAACCATCTGAAAGCCGGCCAACTTGGATTGAATGGATGTGAAGCAGATTTTTTGATTGAGCACAGTATTTGTTGTTGAAGTGTTAAAGTGGTTGTGTGTGGGAAGGCCTGAACCTGATTTGGCCtctaatgtgacattttgactGGATTCACTTGTGTGAATCTGTTTTAAAGGAGCTGCATTCATAGCAGCAGTAATACTGGCTCTGTGGTTTTATCTAATGCTAGTTTTTATCAACTCAAGATATTGGAAGCTTAATTCCAGATCTTATCCATACCAGTCTTCAGAAGTCCTTGGTTGAATCCTGAcatgcagtgtttgttttttccagctggGTCTCATCAAGCCTGCAGAGGTTTGGAGAAGTAACCTTCGACTCTCTGCTGCCCCCGGAGGCCGACCGCACCACTGCAGCTCACACACTCTACAAACTGTTGGGTGAGGAAATCAAAGACTGCTCTTACATGTAGTAAAATACATCAACAAAGAATGTTCCTGCTCTTGGAAATTATATACTGTAGGGTAATAATTGCATAGTTCTTATGGATGAATATTTTCAACAATCTGAAACTGTAAGAATTGTCTGTTACTTACAGATGTAATTGCATTCTTGCTCCCTCCGTCAATGAAAACACAGAGTTTCTTCTCTGATTTCCACATTAACAATTAGTGAAAGAAGTGAGTGATTTTattatgtttctcttcttcagAGCTGTTGTCTGCCAGACATGTGACTGCACGACAGACTGAACCCTACAGTCACATCACCATAAGCCCCGCAGCACACAGGATGACcgcctgaacacacacacacacacacacaccctcagtTAATTAAATCCTAATagattttaactgttttttattcTATGAGGATAATGAATTTGATCCTGTGACCTCTTAGTAACACAAGATCATCAATTCTCACACTGCCATGGTACATTTAATTTGCAAGAAAAGACGACAGGggttaaatgtttttatgtgaactGTTAAACGTTGATCTgtgttactgtgatttttttctcagtgttttaAGGAatggttaaaatatttttaaccattttaataTGGTTCTGATTTGTTCATatcattgtatttttaaatatttataccCATTGaagttttaaactgttttagACTGAGTAGGGTTTATTACACAGTTTATGTCTGGTGTATGGCTTTTTATcctttttaatgattttaaattaaacGTTTTTATTCTGCGTGAATTTTTAActtaaactttaaataaaattttgcaCAGTATGGTCTTGACTTATTTTTTTCAAGCTCTTAACATATTCAGACCTGAGAAACTTTgtatttctgttgttatttgAGGATATTTTACTGAAGTTATATTCACTAACATTATATTCTTTACTACTGACTGTTTAAGAATCACTGTAAacctatttttatatttgtttatctcTTACCTGACACAGAACACAGTCAAAATcctgagtgagtgagtaagtATTGTTTACCAATATTCATCCTGGTGAATAATGACATACAACACGAAGCTCGACGTTTGTTGTTCTGGCCTAAAAAAAGCATCAGAAAAATTCTGGCAGCCCACGAATGTGTAGATAAGAGTAAGTCCATATCCATGTGGCACCTCGATGTGACTGAGAGGCCCGAGCTCTGCAGTCACAGAGAAGAAATCCCAGTTCACATCAACATAATGGAATGGTAATTTTGTTGATACTTCTTGTGATACATTCTGGTTACAGCCAGTAAATGTCCTCTCCACTGCTTGTttcaatacaaaaatacatcTAAAACTAGTCTTCCCTGCTGTTTTCTACTCAGTATCACTTTTCTCCAGCTATTATATACAGAGGAACTGTTGGATGTTTAGTCACCTCTGGCACAAACTGGGGTTACAGTGGAAAGTGATTGTGACTCAACAGTGTTTACAGACAGAACACACTGCTGGGAGAGCAGGCTGGTTAGAGAGGCTGAAAAAAAGCTACCTGCATGAGCGTGATTGGCACTGAAGATGACAATGCAGGAGATAAAACGCCTTTGATAAAAAATGCCTTTTCTTGTCCGAACCTGTCGATATGAGAGTCAGATTTAAAAGCAGCACGAGAGTATCCGTGTCCCTGCTGCTGCAGGCCGACAACCTCCGCTCGACTCTTTACATTCCCGAACCTTTACATCATCTTTATCCCTCCACAGTGCTGACGTaaagctgctgtctgtgtgagaggATTTAATGTGGCTGCCCATGGAATGTGACACGCTGAGTCCAGAGTGCTGGTTTAGTGGGAAAAGATCTGTACTatgcaggaacacacacacacacacacagagacacacatacactccaCAGCATGTATGCTTGTGTCCCGACTCCTTCTAACTCATTCAATGAAATCTGTTAAGTTTGGGTCCCCAACgtttaaagggaaaaacaagGCTGCATAAAACTGACAATATTATTTTCAATGGCTGAAGACACTAATTCAAGTGTAATTAAAGcatgaagtaaaataaaattaaataataaaactgaaatttttatttaactgttttcCATTAAACCATAGTCATTTTCTCATATCTATTCTGACCATTTCACAcacttttctgtgtttgtgttcatcaaatgaaaaaaaaccccatatCTTAGTTAAAACAGCATGACTTATGTGTCCATAAGTTTCACACCTGCCCCCAATGTACTGTTCCTTTAAGTGACATCGCTCAGAGGAAATGACATCATTTAAgagtttgaagagttttgattttcttttgaaacattttttggtacatttttctttcaaaacctTCTCCGTCAAGCATAACACATCCACCCTGTcactcaaaaaacattttttaatgaaatacatatatgtatttacatatgcttttttattttgctgcatgCTAAGTGTAGTGTTAGCTTTGACCTGAGAGGGAATTTATATTACTTTGAATCTTTCCAGTTgcaggctttaaaaaaaaaaaaaaaaaagaaagaaaaaaagtgccTGAGTttgcaaaatatgttttatggcAGGTCTAACTGCAGGGGTGGATTTGGCTATTTGGGGCCTCAGGCAAACACAGTCCTGCCCTCATTAATAATAATGCGTTATATTTGAATTGTTATATTTtctgaacaaaaactgaatcTTCAACATAACCAGTAATatttatctgtcaggtaaatTAGTAGTACAATGTGTTCCACTGAAGTAGAAGTAAACGGTAAGTAAGCTGTATACAGGTGCATATTTTCTGGGGGCCTTTTGTAAGTTATTTACAGttagaatagtaacataattcaatattCTTCATATCTAAGCATCATAATAAATCGATAGCTGTCAGGGGCCCTTTAAGTTAGGGCCCCCAGGCAGTTGCCTACCTTGCCTAACGGTAAAATTGCCCCTGAGTTGTAACATATTCATGCTATGAAATACAAAATTCTACATTTGGTTATGATCAAACACCTTAAAATTCCAATAAGGTCCAATCTGAACAGCTTCCCTGGAATAACCCTTGTAGCAGCTACAGATAAAgcacatttttcaaatgttgGAAATCTGACGCTGCACTGTGAACGGCCCATATATCAACCCTCCCCTTCACATGACATGAGAGAGAGGGCACAGGAGGGATGATGGGTTCAGGTTTGTATATGGTGGACTGCATCTCATTACACACACTAATAAATCTGTTGTCCACATTGAACCTGAAGTGACCTGCTGACACTTGGTGCCAAATTTATCTCTTTAAAGTATCAAAGTCATAAAGCATTCAATTCTCATTTCACGTGATTTTAATGACTACATTGTGCTACAAAATCCATTTACTGactacaaccacacacacacacctggcccGAGCAAACACCATCATCCGTCTATCAACCCCCCTGTCCTCCCTGACAGGCTAATAAACCTCACATCTGAGTGACAcataacacacattcacaccagcCGCTTATATCAGCCTGGAGGGCCGAGCACACGTCTGTATGCATTAGgcgcacacactctcacacttcCCAGAGGCCTTTTGTCATCGGAAGAGGCAGAGCTCTGAATCATAAGCCCCCCGAGAGCAGAGCGGAGGAGCCCAGTATCTGCAACAACACCCGCCGCAGACAAAAGGTGCAAAGATACTGAGCATCGGTCACAGCGATAAGGCCGGAGATCACACAAGCGAGGGAAGGAATACATCACGTTTCTTTTTCTGAGAAACTGATCAGTGAGTCACGCTGGCGGCGGAAGAGACAAAAAGTTTGCCGGAGGAGGGAGAGGCCAATGGAGGAGTGGACAGCCCGACAGGCAGGGGCTCCCCGGGGCCGCATGGCAAGATGGTGCGGGTGGAGCTGGAGTGGGACATCCCCATGTCGGTGACGCTGCCCATCCAGGTGCAGCCCGACCCAGCACACCGGCCCTTCCCATTCCTGGACACCACACTGGCTGACCTGGGCATCCAAGAGTGAGTCTGATctcagtgggtgtgtgtgtttgcggaGGGGAGGTCTTTAAAAATAAGCTATTTCAGGTGGATTtacaagtctgtgtgtgtgtgtctccaggtcAGAGGTGAAGGAGAGGGTGGTGTGGGTGGACACCAAGAAGACCCAGGTGAAGAACAAGGCAGGGAAGCTGAAGGAGAACGAGATCACCATCCTGGAGGTATGGTTGTAaggacattttttgttttgatttaaatggAAGCAAAGTGAAggaaaatgacagcaaaatatttgttttcgTCTCGTAGGTGCGAGTGAAAGCCCAGAAGCCTGGAGAAAAACAGCTCCAGGAGGTCCTGTACAGCACTGAAGCCCACACTGACCGCTCCTTCTGTCGCACAGGGATGAATATTCTGCCCTGGAAAAGCAGATGTTCAGGTCTGATTGCAGCTTAAATcacttaaatataaaaacacagcagtaagTGTTACATCTGTGAGGATTTTAATATAACTAGTGTGGCTGTTACTGTCAGCTCTGATCATATTCTTCCCATCATCTGGCTCATATCAGGAAATGAAGGAggaaatatttctgtatttgtacaACCATGCCTCAAAAGTCACTCAGCCCTGCTGCAGTCAGCAGCGACCTCTCAGATACGGGTGAACTGTCAGGCTGAAGTGGATCACAGCAGCGTGTCAGAGCCTGAGGCAATGAAATGAGATCATCGTAAACCATTACATCAGCGTCTGAATAAAACCTTCAAACTCATCAGAAATTTTGAGAAAATCTGGTCGACTTTATTTATGTTCTCAGTCAGTGATAGAATTAAAAGGCGTCTGGTGTGAaaactggatattttttttgtgttttcatagcTGTTACAGTATGAATGTGTTCGTCCGTCTCATTATCAGCTCACACTACTGTGGTGTATGTGGCATGTGTTTAAAAAGACttcactgtgtgtttcagggGAGAATGAACTGGCACCGGTGCAGGTGACTATGGCGCTGGACCTGGA
This window contains:
- the si:ch211-196f5.2 gene encoding uncharacterized protein si:ch211-196f5.2, producing the protein MVRVELEWDIPMSVTLPIQVQPDPAHRPFPFLDTTLADLGIQESEVKERVVWVDTKKTQVKNKAGKLKENEITILEVRVKAQKPGEKQLQEVLYSTEAHTDRSFCRTGMNILPWKSRCSGLIAA